From the Oleiharenicola lentus genome, one window contains:
- a CDS encoding PulJ/GspJ family protein, translated as MKTSPTNSRRLHQRGFTLVEVLISMTVISIVMTMCLSTFLFGLRTMYKDSQRLETNATLRSLMAQISKETLDASFFYLFPYYTDIDTNVSLVAGEAGGPSSMQLEDAADNDYDKWIAHGDCLVLVTATSQYRTSDIRQIRIYYRMTGSQEKRNVPQEMRYYETKDWGEGSSSTSNGHPLTGLAAELNAINLAGNASPTGYKVLADQTIGRAVTVASSPFVVGDRYPSFSSESPDSTATNGFIAINMEVVNGTTRNNMLSSSSFNYTVSPRR; from the coding sequence ATGAAAACATCCCCGACCAATTCCCGACGTCTCCACCAGCGCGGTTTCACCTTGGTGGAGGTTCTGATCAGCATGACCGTGATCTCCATCGTCATGACAATGTGCCTGAGCACGTTCCTCTTCGGCCTGCGCACGATGTATAAGGACAGCCAGCGCCTGGAAACCAACGCCACGCTGCGGTCCCTCATGGCCCAGATTTCCAAGGAGACGCTGGACGCCTCGTTCTTCTACCTCTTCCCGTATTACACCGATATCGACACCAATGTCAGTCTGGTGGCCGGCGAAGCGGGCGGCCCTTCATCCATGCAACTCGAGGATGCGGCTGACAACGACTACGACAAGTGGATCGCCCATGGCGACTGTTTGGTGCTGGTGACCGCGACGTCCCAATACCGGACCAGTGATATCCGGCAGATCCGAATCTATTACCGGATGACGGGCAGCCAGGAGAAGCGAAACGTCCCGCAGGAAATGCGCTACTATGAAACCAAGGATTGGGGTGAGGGTTCCTCCTCCACCTCGAACGGCCACCCGCTCACCGGCCTCGCCGCGGAACTTAATGCCATAAACCTGGCCGGAAACGCCAGCCCGACGGGTTACAAGGTGCTCGCCGATCAAACCATCGGACGGGCGGTAACGGTGGCCTCTTCACCCTTTGTCGTGGGCGACCGCTACCCGTCATTCTCGTCTGAATCGCCCGATTCCACCGCCACAAACGGCTTCATCGCGATCAACATGGAAGTCGTGAACGGCACCACCCGGAACAACATGCTCTCCAGCTCCAGTTTCAACTACACCGTCTCGCCCCGACGCTAA
- the rdgB gene encoding RdgB/HAM1 family non-canonical purine NTP pyrophosphatase — protein MAPEPEKTRAEPPRLQVIHLASGNRHKAEEFQRLADESRLPLRIVPANPMPEVVEDAGTFVGNARKKAQALLAQLPAGSWVLADDSGVCVDALDGAPGVESAYFAGPQHDAAANLRKLTEVMRDVPESRRAARFVCVLVLLGGGAEEVFEGRCEGVLAREPQGGRGFGYDPLFIPAGHACTYAQLSDAEKNKISHRGRAWLILVEWWRSRISGAAPRSRP, from the coding sequence ATGGCGCCTGAGCCTGAAAAGACCCGCGCGGAGCCACCCCGGCTCCAGGTCATTCACCTGGCCTCGGGCAATCGGCACAAGGCGGAGGAATTTCAGAGGCTTGCAGACGAATCCCGCCTCCCGCTGCGGATCGTGCCGGCCAACCCGATGCCCGAAGTGGTCGAGGATGCGGGGACTTTCGTCGGCAACGCCCGGAAGAAGGCGCAGGCCCTGCTTGCGCAGTTGCCGGCCGGGAGTTGGGTGCTGGCCGACGACAGCGGCGTATGCGTGGACGCGCTCGACGGCGCGCCCGGCGTGGAGTCGGCGTATTTCGCCGGCCCGCAGCACGACGCGGCCGCCAATCTGCGCAAGCTCACCGAGGTGATGCGCGATGTGCCGGAGAGTCGCCGCGCGGCACGGTTCGTGTGTGTGCTCGTGCTTCTCGGGGGGGGCGCGGAGGAGGTGTTTGAGGGCCGGTGCGAAGGCGTGCTCGCGCGCGAGCCACAGGGGGGGCGCGGCTTCGGGTATGATCCGCTGTTCATCCCGGCGGGCCATGCTTGCACTTATGCGCAGTTGTCCGATGCCGAAAAAAACAAAATCAGCCACCGCGGACGCGCATGGCTGATTCTGGTGGAGTGGTGGAGGAGCCGGATTAGTGGGGCAGCGCCTCGATCGCGGCCTTGA
- the ribD gene encoding bifunctional diaminohydroxyphosphoribosylaminopyrimidine deaminase/5-amino-6-(5-phosphoribosylamino)uracil reductase RibD → MSEPRHEAFMRQALAAARRGWGDTHPNPLVGAVIVEEGAVVAEGFHAKAGEPHAEIKALRALGRKPRAGATLYVTLEPCCTHGRTPPCTDAIVDAGISRVVVGATDPNPAHAGKGFELLRAGGVEVVEGVLAADCTDLNLIFNHWITTGRSLLAAKSGVTLDGKVATRTGDSKWITGEAARANGHLWRRYFPAIAVGAGTVRADNPRLTARVDGVEWCPWRFVFDGLLRTVTDKSMPGVYTDEFRDRTIVVTTPHGGLGYVRKLNAMGVKAWVLNSTTPKVNFEDFRARCAQEGITGVFFEGGAQLLSELLQSRELDYLFTYHAPVLFADDKGKAILRGLRTETLAQAIRLQQVRHEVHGDDTLMRGFVKYPDRMFVDEATFNRKDYGA, encoded by the coding sequence ATGAGCGAACCCCGGCACGAGGCATTCATGCGTCAGGCACTGGCGGCGGCCCGCCGGGGCTGGGGCGATACGCACCCGAATCCGCTGGTGGGCGCCGTAATCGTAGAAGAAGGCGCGGTGGTGGCCGAGGGTTTTCACGCCAAGGCCGGCGAGCCCCACGCGGAGATCAAGGCGTTGCGCGCGCTGGGACGCAAACCCCGGGCCGGGGCCACGCTCTACGTGACCTTGGAGCCCTGTTGCACGCACGGGCGCACCCCGCCTTGCACCGATGCCATTGTGGACGCCGGCATCAGCCGGGTGGTGGTGGGCGCGACCGATCCGAATCCTGCCCACGCGGGCAAGGGCTTTGAATTGCTGCGTGCCGGCGGGGTGGAGGTGGTCGAGGGCGTGCTCGCGGCCGACTGCACCGACCTGAACCTCATTTTCAATCACTGGATCACGACCGGACGGTCACTGCTGGCGGCCAAGTCGGGAGTGACGCTCGATGGCAAAGTGGCCACCCGGACCGGGGACTCGAAATGGATCACCGGCGAGGCGGCCAGGGCCAACGGCCACCTGTGGCGCCGTTATTTTCCTGCCATCGCGGTCGGCGCCGGCACGGTGCGGGCCGACAACCCTCGGCTCACGGCGCGGGTGGACGGAGTCGAGTGGTGTCCGTGGCGCTTTGTGTTCGACGGCCTGCTGCGCACGGTCACGGACAAGTCGATGCCCGGGGTCTATACCGATGAGTTCCGCGACCGCACCATCGTGGTGACGACCCCGCACGGCGGCCTCGGCTATGTGCGGAAACTCAATGCCATGGGCGTGAAGGCCTGGGTGCTCAACTCCACGACACCCAAGGTGAACTTCGAGGATTTTCGCGCCCGTTGTGCCCAGGAGGGCATCACCGGGGTGTTCTTCGAGGGCGGAGCCCAGCTGTTGAGCGAGCTGCTGCAATCGCGCGAACTCGACTACCTTTTCACCTACCATGCGCCGGTGTTGTTCGCCGACGACAAGGGCAAGGCGATCCTGCGCGGCCTGCGTACCGAGACGCTGGCGCAGGCCATCCGCCTGCAGCAGGTGCGGCACGAGGTGCACGGGGATGACACGCTGATGCGCGGCTTTGTGAAGTATCCCGACCGGATGTTCGTGGATGAGGCGACCTTCAATCGGAAGGACTATGGCGCCTGA
- a CDS encoding MBL fold metallo-hydrolase — translation MKIHVLPSGPIETNGYLLLEPKRGEAVLVDAPGQIMAKVTPLLQQAGCRLTELWLTHGHWDHMQAAAEVKRSTGAIVRAHRADQALIETPEIMEGFMGQRLGLEGVKVDAWLEPGEMLKAFGREFEVRHVPGHCPGNVLFYQAAAKIALVGDALFSSGVGRWDLPGGSFEELERSIRAQIYTLPDDTVVLPGHGERTTVGVEKETNPYVAAVVS, via the coding sequence GTGAAGATCCATGTGCTGCCCTCCGGGCCGATCGAGACCAACGGTTATCTCCTCCTGGAACCCAAGCGGGGCGAAGCCGTGCTCGTGGATGCGCCCGGCCAAATCATGGCGAAGGTGACTCCACTCCTGCAGCAGGCCGGCTGCCGGCTGACCGAACTCTGGCTCACGCACGGGCACTGGGACCACATGCAGGCGGCGGCCGAAGTGAAGCGCAGCACCGGCGCGATCGTGCGCGCGCACCGGGCCGACCAGGCGCTGATCGAGACGCCCGAGATCATGGAAGGATTCATGGGGCAACGCCTCGGCCTGGAAGGCGTCAAGGTGGATGCCTGGCTTGAACCGGGTGAAATGCTCAAGGCGTTCGGCCGGGAGTTTGAGGTGCGTCACGTGCCGGGACATTGTCCGGGCAACGTGCTGTTTTATCAGGCCGCGGCCAAGATTGCACTGGTGGGCGATGCTCTCTTCAGCAGTGGCGTGGGGCGCTGGGACTTGCCGGGCGGCAGTTTTGAGGAGCTGGAGCGCTCCATCCGCGCGCAAATCTACACGCTGCCCGACGACACGGTCGTGCTTCCCGGTCACGGTGAGCGCACCACCGTGGGGGTGGAGAAGGAAACCAACCCTTACGTGGCGGCCGTTGTTTCATGA
- a CDS encoding hybrid sensor histidine kinase/response regulator, with protein MQAVIVQVIIMLHAAFGCMFLLMNWQHPAKFSRLIAQSWLLEAFRAGIVYAELDRTGGFSHWHSLSDCLNLVATWWLLAGCADLVGARLPAKLGKFYIGIGSGVILALRYLAPPALESAGVAADQAIRWSLLVELVLIFTTVTIARVTILVWFIGLWRRTRRPGTLPAIVFGVPYIAFGLAVPWQFYFGYYPEWIYLGWTLRVLGFSLGLVLLLSDRQLVALRASEARVRRFIESNIQGVLICNFRGQISDANDAFLRIIGYTRADLLAGRINWQNLTPPEWAELDRRVIDELRTRGLCMPWEKEYFHKDGTRVPVLVGVAMLDDQRSEESEALAFVLDLSDRKKAENRIRHLANFPELNPNPVLEFAADGSLLYQNPAAEEMLRRLGQDRIEKMLPAEAGQVVTQCLSTGQPRLRLVTKHGKHTLSWSFYPIRQQQTVHCYIGDVTERTLLEAQLRQSQKMEAVGQLAGGVAHDFNNLLTAIIGHLGLLQNGPALPPEAQDSLAEIAKAAGRATNLTNQLLAFSRLQVSSIQPLDLNEVVTNLGKMLRRLLGEDIAMHLDLAPGQLVFNGDAGMMEQVVLNLVVNARDAMPAGGSLRIATNSERRPGREANVSAEVASWLCLSVSDTGTGIPPEILPKIFEPFFTTKEVGKGTGLGLATVFGIVQQHHGWIDVESEPGLGTTFRIFLPQQHVTLNEPSGQVRLPAASGRGEVILLVEDEPAVREVGVKVLGRQGYKVLAADNGRTALDLWSVHRDEIALLLTDVVMPGGVSGLELARRLQAEKPALRVIYTSGYNREVAGDEEAMRQGMNYLAKPYEIERLFLLVREVLDGPVTPATIRPAGS; from the coding sequence ATGCAGGCAGTCATCGTGCAGGTGATCATCATGCTCCATGCCGCCTTTGGCTGCATGTTCCTGCTGATGAATTGGCAGCATCCGGCCAAGTTCTCGCGGCTGATCGCACAGAGCTGGCTGCTGGAGGCATTTCGGGCGGGGATTGTTTATGCCGAGCTGGACCGCACCGGCGGGTTTAGTCACTGGCACAGTCTGTCGGACTGCCTGAATCTCGTGGCCACCTGGTGGCTGCTGGCGGGCTGTGCCGACCTGGTGGGGGCGCGCCTGCCGGCGAAACTGGGCAAGTTCTACATCGGCATCGGCAGCGGGGTGATCCTGGCTCTGCGGTATCTCGCGCCCCCCGCCCTGGAGTCGGCCGGTGTGGCCGCGGACCAAGCAATACGCTGGAGCCTTTTGGTCGAATTGGTGCTGATTTTCACGACGGTGACCATCGCCCGGGTCACCATCCTGGTGTGGTTCATCGGCCTGTGGCGCCGGACGCGACGGCCGGGCACGCTGCCGGCCATCGTTTTCGGGGTGCCTTACATTGCCTTCGGCCTGGCCGTGCCGTGGCAGTTTTATTTCGGCTATTACCCCGAGTGGATCTACCTGGGCTGGACGCTGCGCGTGCTGGGGTTCTCCCTTGGCCTCGTGTTGCTGCTGTCGGACCGCCAGCTGGTGGCGTTGCGCGCGAGCGAGGCGCGGGTCAGGCGGTTCATTGAGTCGAACATCCAGGGCGTGTTGATCTGCAATTTTCGCGGCCAGATCTCCGACGCCAATGACGCGTTCCTCCGCATCATTGGTTACACGCGGGCCGATCTGCTAGCCGGGCGGATCAACTGGCAGAACCTGACGCCGCCCGAGTGGGCCGAACTGGACCGTCGCGTCATCGACGAATTGCGCACTCGCGGGCTCTGCATGCCGTGGGAAAAGGAGTATTTTCACAAGGATGGCACCCGCGTGCCGGTCCTGGTGGGTGTGGCGATGCTCGATGACCAGCGCAGTGAGGAGAGCGAAGCGCTGGCGTTCGTGCTCGATCTCTCGGACCGGAAAAAGGCCGAGAACCGGATCAGGCATCTGGCCAATTTCCCCGAACTCAACCCCAACCCTGTGCTGGAGTTCGCCGCGGATGGCAGCCTGCTTTACCAAAATCCGGCCGCCGAGGAGATGTTGCGCCGGCTGGGCCAGGACCGGATCGAGAAAATGTTGCCGGCCGAGGCCGGGCAGGTGGTGACCCAATGCCTCTCAACCGGGCAGCCTCGCCTCCGCCTGGTGACCAAGCACGGGAAGCACACGCTCTCCTGGTCTTTCTACCCCATCCGGCAGCAGCAGACCGTGCATTGCTACATCGGTGACGTCACCGAGCGAACGCTCCTCGAAGCCCAGTTGCGGCAATCCCAGAAGATGGAGGCGGTCGGGCAGCTGGCCGGCGGCGTGGCCCACGACTTCAACAATCTGCTCACGGCGATCATCGGACATCTCGGCCTCCTGCAGAACGGCCCGGCGCTGCCGCCGGAGGCGCAGGATTCCTTGGCGGAGATCGCCAAGGCCGCGGGTCGCGCCACGAATCTCACGAACCAGCTGCTCGCCTTCAGCCGGCTGCAGGTCAGCAGCATCCAGCCGCTGGATCTCAACGAGGTTGTGACCAACCTGGGAAAGATGCTGCGGCGCCTCCTCGGCGAGGACATCGCGATGCACCTCGATCTCGCGCCGGGCCAGCTCGTTTTCAACGGCGACGCCGGCATGATGGAGCAGGTGGTGCTCAACCTGGTGGTCAATGCCCGCGACGCGATGCCCGCCGGCGGCTCCCTGCGCATCGCCACCAACAGCGAGAGACGCCCCGGCCGCGAGGCAAACGTATCCGCCGAGGTTGCCTCCTGGCTCTGCCTGAGCGTGAGCGATACCGGGACGGGCATCCCGCCGGAGATTTTGCCCAAGATTTTCGAGCCGTTCTTCACGACCAAGGAGGTGGGCAAGGGCACCGGACTGGGCCTGGCCACGGTTTTTGGCATCGTGCAACAGCATCACGGCTGGATCGACGTGGAGAGCGAGCCGGGGTTGGGCACGACCTTCCGCATCTTCCTGCCGCAGCAGCATGTGACCCTCAACGAACCTTCCGGGCAAGTGCGTCTGCCGGCTGCCTCAGGCCGTGGTGAGGTGATCCTGCTGGTGGAAGATGAACCGGCGGTTCGCGAAGTCGGGGTGAAGGTGCTCGGGCGGCAAGGTTACAAGGTGCTGGCCGCCGACAACGGCCGGACGGCCCTGGACCTCTGGTCGGTCCATCGCGATGAGATTGCGCTCCTGCTCACCGACGTGGTCATGCCCGGCGGAGTCAGCGGTCTCGAATTGGCGCGGCGCCTTCAAGCCGAGAAGCCTGCGCTCCGCGTGATCTACACCAGCGGTTACAACCGGGAGGTGGCGGGCGATGAGGAGGCGATGCGTCAAGGCATGAACTACCTGGCAAAGCCCTACGAGATTGAGCGTCTGTTTCTGCTGGTGCGCGAGGTGCTCGACGGCCCGGTGACTCCCGCGACAATCCGGCCGGCCGGGAGCTGA